One window of Perca flavescens isolate YP-PL-M2 chromosome 15, PFLA_1.0, whole genome shotgun sequence genomic DNA carries:
- the hspbp1 gene encoding hsp70-binding protein 1 translates to MAEDRPTRRYPQNLQGVLQLAVDVGSAAEGPATVEPMSEERKTWLGDALAEVCKGPMDEVEQIKHCLAVLRKEGRREREREGEEERDEEDEDERESAFELLSELCENLDNARDLMTLGGLDLCLSQYLCHAQSGLRWRAAHLIATCAQNMSQVQVHLFSIGALPKLLQLTDSDPHPTVRVKALYAVSCLVREQEAGLQAFLSHDGFSMLMRGMQSDNEKLRTKSAFLLLNLLMSHPETKDTVVSMGMVQQLVSVLRTPHSDFHEHVLGALCCLVEECPQGLKDCRNPALGLEELLRQLSKELQGKEESQEELDFCERLRVTCFRGQQSDDNGMDR, encoded by the exons ATGGCAGAAGACAGACCAACTAGGAGATATCCCCAGAACCTCCAGGGGGTCCTGCAGCTAGCAGTGGATGTTGGTTCAGCCGCAGAGGGACCTGCCACTGTTGAACCCATGTCAGAGGAG AGGAAGACATGGCTGGGAGATGCTCTTGCAGAAGTCTGTAAAGGCCCAATGGATGAAGTGGAGCAGATAAAGCACTGCTTGGCCGTCTTACGcaaagagggaaggagagaaagggagagagaaggagaggaggaaagggatgaggaggatgaagatgagCGGGAATCCGCCTTTGAATTGCTGTCCGAGTTGTGTGAGAACCTGGACAATGCTAGAG ACCTAATGACTCTTGGTGGACTGGATTTGTGCCTCTCCCAGTATCTGTGTCATGCCCAAAGTGGACTGAGGTGGCGTGCTGCCCATCTTATCGCTACCTGTGCCCAGAACATGTCGCAGGTGCAGGTCCACTTGTTTAGCATCGGGGCACTGCCAAAACTGCTGCAGCTGACAGACTCAGACCCCCACCCCACAGTCAGAGTGAAAGCCCTTTATGCTGTGTCGT GTCTGGTTCGAGAGCAGGAGGCAGGACTCCAGGCATTCTTGTCCCATGATGGCTTCTCAATGCTGATGCGAGGCATGCAGTCAGACAACGAGAAGCTCAGAACTAAGTCTGCATTCCTTCTGCTCAACCTGCTCATGTCACATCCTGAAACAAAAG ACACCGTTGTCTCCATGGGTATGGTACAGCAGCTGGTATCTGTTCTTCGCACACCACACTCAGATTTCCATGAACATGTGCTTGGCGCCCTTTGCTG TCTGGTGGAAGAATGTCCACAGGGTCTCAAAGACTGCAGGAATCCTGCTTTGGGTCTGGAGGAGTTACTCAGACAGCTATCCAAAGAGCTccaaggaaaagaagaaagccaG GAAGAACTGGACTTCTGTGAGCGTTTGAGGGTTACTTGTTTCCGCGGGCAGCAGTCAGATGACAATGGGATGGATCGCTGA
- the tmem86b gene encoding lysoplasmalogenase, whose product MDILETAAYDRRQRRNMSCALLFSLSPFFLSTAVYFYLWTPDSPASIMSAGVKSAPTLLLAAAVLSWNGGQSVLGVVGGLLFSAVGDCCLVWPELFLHGMAAFAVAHLLYSLTFLSSRYVAYSSSSSSWIRFLYLILFMVGGGVYIYIYPFLQKAPNSDIMLPAVGVYIVLISLMGALAIRTRHVPTLLGSLSFMVSDLSLALQVFKVTDPIEHGNAIVMVTYYLAQLLIAVGDVKAVEKEDFAKWKRS is encoded by the exons ATGGACATCCTTGAGACAGCTGCCTATGACAGGCGGCAGAGGAGAAACATG TCCTGTgctctccttttttctctctcgccTTTCTTTTTATCCACAGCTGTGTACTTCTACCTGTGGACTCCTGACTCACCCGCTTCCATCATGTCTGCGGGTGTCAAATCAGCACCAACACTCCTATTGGCTGCAGCAGTGCTGAGCTGGAATGGAGGGCAGAGTGTCCTGGGTGTGGTGGGAGGACTGCTCTTCTCTGCTGTTGGTGACTGCTGTCTGGTATGGCCTGAGCTTTTTCTGCATG GAATGGCTGCATTTGCTGTGGCTCATTTGCTGTACTCACTCACCTTCCTCTCCAGTCGTTATGTGGCAtattcctcttcctcttcctcctggaTCCGTTTTCTATATCTGATCCTGTTCATGGTGGGAGGAGGTGTCTACATCTACATATATCCATTCCTGCAGAAGGCACCAAACTCAGACATAATGCTTCCAGCTGTGGGGGTCTACATTGTTTTAATTTCTCTAATGGGGGCATTAGCCATCAGAACCCGCCATGTGCCAACACTGTTAGGAAGTTTGTCCTTCATGGTGTCTGACCTGTCACTGGCTCTGCAGGTTTTCAAGGTGACAGATCCTATTGAGCATGGTAATGCTATTGTCATGGTGACATATTATTTGGCACAGCTACTAATTGCTGTGGGCGATGTAAAGGCAGTGGAGAAGGAGGACTTTGCAAAATGGAAGAGGTCCTAA
- the aspdh gene encoding aspartate dehydrogenase domain-containing protein, producing MATSSSFQRIGVVGYGHLGQYLVERILKDGAALGLTLAFVWNRNIDKLKGLVPDELILGDLSSFAERRCDVIVEVCHPQIVKEFGLHFLSKSHLMVGSPSALSDPALNQKLRQVAHQYGRTLYVPSGALWGGQDIQRLNDSGALKALFIRMSKHPSCFRLTGDVLSDWTEEEGRRVLFRGSVAELCPLAPNNVNTMAAAAVAAGTLGFTGVQGEIVSDTVLSEYHVVEVEVTGPGGFSVHTVRRNPAKLGAVTGSATYNSFWNSLLVCKGHGGRVYLC from the exons ATGGCAACCAGCTCTTCCTTCCAAAGGATTGGAGTTGTAGGTTACGGACATCTAG GGCAGTACCTGGTGGAGAGGATCCTTAAAGATGGAGCTGCTCTCGGTCTAACACTGGCTTTCGTTTGGAACAGAAATATCGACAAGCTCAAAGGTTTAGTTCCTGATGAACTCATACTTGGTGACCTATCATCCTTTGCAGAAAG GCGATGTGATGTGATTGTAGAAGTGTGCCATCCACAGATAGTGAAAGAATTTGGGCTTCACTTCCTGTCTAAGTCTCACTTAATG GTGGGTTCTCCCTCTGCCCTCTCTGACCCTGCTCTGAATCAGAAGCTGCGTCAGGTGGCTCATCAGTATGGTAGGACACTGTACGTCCCCAGTGGTGCATTATGGGGAGGCCAGGACATCCAGAGGCTAAATGATAGTGGAGCCTTGAAG GCTTTGTTTATAAGAATGTCCAAGCATCCATCCTGCTTCCGTCTGACAGGAGACGTCCTCTCTGATTGGACGGAGGAAGAGGGCAGGCGTGTTTTATTCAGAGGCTCAGTGGCAGAGTTGTGCCCACTTGCTCCAAACAATGTTAACAccatggcagcagcagcagtggcagcaggaACACTCGGCTTTACGGGTGTTCAGGGAGAGATTGTGTCTGACACAGT GTTAAGTGAGTATCAtgtggtggaggtggaggtgactGGGCCCGGTGGCTTCTCAGTACACACAGTAAGGAGGAATCCAGCCAAACTCGGAGCTGTAACCGGCAGTGCAACATACAACTCCTTCTGGAATAGTTTACTAG tttgcaAAGGTCATGGGGGCCGAGTTTACTTGTGCTGA